From the genome of Amia ocellicauda isolate fAmiCal2 chromosome 14, fAmiCal2.hap1, whole genome shotgun sequence, one region includes:
- the LOC136768021 gene encoding putative ferric-chelate reductase 1 — protein sequence MARHLLNLSTLSVQYEVSGESLGYLCVGLSKDKVQGDDETYICAKNAQGGINVFKASFTGSALQLLPANDIQSAGGTFSGGMITCSFVVTKVSSTDQFFIFLGKGTLGTNGSFNAPQIQLFSDTKVGLTDLFISSASLNVPSILTAAGALLIYAWLGLEL from the exons ATGGCCCGGCACCTCCTGAATTTGAGCACCCTGAGCGTCCAGTATGAGGTCAGCGGGGAATCGCTGGGGTACCTGTGCGTGGGGCTGTCCAAGGACAAGGTTCAG GGTGATGACGAGACCTACATCTGTGCCAAGAACGCACAGGGGGGCATCAACGTCTTCAAAGCCAGCTTCACAGGAAGTGCCCTGCAGCTGCTGCCCGCG AATGATATCCAGAGTGCCGGAGGCACCTTCTCAGGTGGCATGATCACCTGTTCATTTGTGGTGACCAAAGTCTCCTCCACTGACCAGTTCTTCATATTCCTGGGCAAAGGGACCCTGGGGACCAATG GTTCCTTCAACGCTCCACAAATCCAGCTATTCAGTGATACCAAAGTTGGCCTCACGGATCTGTTCATCTCCAGTGCCTCTCTGAATGTGCCCTCCATCCTCACTGCTGCGG GTGCCCTGCTTATCTACGCATGGCTGGGCCTGGAGTTATAG
- the ndrg2 gene encoding protein NDRG2: MTTELQEIAITEEKPLLPGQADPAKDAEIAARILLDQGQEHSIETPYGMLHVVLHGSGTSRRPAILTLHDVGLNYKSCFSTLFRFEEMQEIVKNFTVCHIDAPGQEEGAAAYPLGYQYPSMDQLAEMIPCVLQYFNFRSVIGVGVGAGAYVLSRFTLTCPDSVEGLVLINMDANAKGWMDWAAHKLTTLTSSLTEQIMSHLFSQEELSASTEMVQANRERISNAPNLYNIELFWRSFNSRRDLNIDRTSTLKCPVMLVVGDQAPHEDAVVDCNSKLDPTQTSFLKMADGGGLPQLTQPSKLTEAFKYFIQGMGYMASSCMTRLSRSRTASLSSSYSLDGNRSRSRTLSQGSEAGQVPPSASQTMEVSC, from the exons ATGACGACGGAACTGCAGGAAATCGCCATCACCGAGGAGAAGCCTTTACTTCCGGGTCAGGCTGACCCTGCCAAG gatgCAGAGATTGCTGCTAGGATCCTGCTGGACCAGGGGCAG gagcACAGTATAGAGACCCCGTATGGCATGCTCCATGTCGTTCTGCACGGCTCAGGGACGAGCCGGCGCCCTGCCATCCTCACCCTGCACGATGTGGGACTGAACT ACAAGAGCTGCTTCAGCACTCTGTTCCGGTTCGAGGAGATGCAGGAGATAGTGAAGAACTTCACTGTGTGTCACATCGATGCCCCCGGGCAGGAGGAGGGAGCGGCCGCATACCCCCTGGG GTACCAATACCCCTCCATGGATCAGCTGGCTGAGATGATCCCCTGTGTCCTGCAGTACTTCAA TTTCCGCAGTGTAATCGGGGTGGGCGTGGGAGCCGGGGCCTATGTTCTGTCCAGGTTCACG ctGACCTGTCCTGACTCAGTCGAGGGGCTGGTCCTAATAAACATGGACGCCAATGCCAAGGGTTGGATGGACTGGGCAGCTCacaag CTCACTACTCTGACCTCCTCCCTGACAGAACAGATAATGAGTCATCTCTTCAGCCAG GAGGAGCTGTCTGCGAGCACAGAGATGGTGCAGGCGAACAGAGAGCGGATCTCCAACGCTCCGAACCTCTACAACATCGAACTCTTTTGGAGGAGCTTCAACAG TCGCAGAGACCTGAACATTGACCGCACCAGCACTCTGAA gtgtCCAGTGATGCTGGTGGTGGGTGACCAAGCCCCCCACGAGGACGCAGTG GTGGACTGTAACAGCAAGCTGGATCCCACACAGACCTCCTTCCTCAAG atggCGGATGGTGGTGGTCTCCCACAGCTGACCCAG CCCAGCAAGCTGACAGAAGCTTTCAAGTACTTCATCCAAGGAATGGGCTACA TGGCCTCCTCCTGTATGACTCGACTGTCCCGCTCTCGCACCgcctctctctccagctcctACTCCCTGGATGGCAATCGCTCCCGCTCCCGCACTCTGTCCCAGGGCAGCGAGGCCGGGCAGGTGCCCCCCTCCGCCTCCCAGACCATGGAGGTGTCCTgttaa